ACAGCAGACGGGCGGGGCCGGCCTCCCGCTCGGCCAGGAGCGCCTCGCGGCCCCAGAACGCCGGCTTGCCCCAGCCGACGGCCCAGCCGCTGCGTGCCTGGTTCGGCGTGATCGACCGCGACAGCTCGTGCCCGTGCAGGGGGTAGCCCATCTCGGTCCGCAGGGTGTCGCGCGCACCCAGGCCGCACGGCCGGATCCCCTCGGCCGCCCCCGCCTCCAGCAGCCGGTCCCACAGCGCACCCGCCCGGTCGGCGGCAACCAGCAGCTCGTAGCCGTGCTCGCCGGTGTAGCCGGTCCGGCAGACGGTCACCTCGTCGCCCTCCCCGCCGGCGAAGGCCATGTAGGACAGGTCGGCGGCCAGCCCGGCCGCGGCGAGGACGGCGGCCGAGCGCGGCCCCTGCAGCGCCAGGACGGCGACCTCCTCGTGGCGGTCGGTCACCGTGACCCCCGCCGGGGCCGCGGCGGCCAGCCGGGCGAGCACCTCCTGCGCGTTGGCGGCGTTCGGCACCAGCAGGACGTCGTCGGGGCCGTGCAGGTAGACGATGAGGTCGTCGACCACACCGCCGGCGTCGGGCTCCCCGTCGGGAACGCAGCACAGCGTGTACTGCGCCTGGCCCGGCCGGATGCGCGCGAGGTCGTTGGTCAGGCAGGCGTCGACGAGGGCGGCGGCGCCGGGGCCGCGGACGGTGCCGGTGCCCAGGTGGGACACGTCGAACAGGCCCACGGCCTCGCGCACCGCGGCGTGCTCGGCCAGCACCCCTCCCCCGGCGTACTCGATGGGCATCGACCAGCCGCCGAAGTCGGCCAGCTTGGCGCCGGCGACGACGTGCCGCTCGTGCAGGGGCGAGGTCCGCGCGGTCACCCCCGCACGCTATCCGGCGACCTGCTGGAACGGCCTCCGTGCAGGGGCCCGCACCGGCCCCGTCCAGAGGTTCGCCCCGAGCCTGCGAGGGGTGAGGAGGACGGGGTCCTTCGACTTCTAGGATCGAGCGGTGCCGCCGACGATCACCGCCACCGACCGCCCGCTCGAGAAGACCCCCGCCGACGCCGTCGTCGTCGGCATCGGGAAGGGCACCTCCGGCCTGCTGCCGACGCCGGGTGCGGAGGCCGTCGACCGGCTGCTCGGCGGCCGCCTCCTGCCCGCCCTGGCCGACCTCGGCGCCCGCGGCGCCCACGACGAGGTGACCCGGGTGTCCACGCTCGGGCAGGGGCCGTTCCCGGTCGTCGCGGCCGTGGGGCTCGGCGCACCCGGGACCACCGGCGGGTACACGACCGAGGCGGTCCGCCGCGCCGCCGGTGCCGCGAGCCGCGCGCTGTCCGGCCGCCGCTCGGTGGTCACGCTGCTCGCCGCCGTGGGCGGCACGCCCGACGCGGAGCGGCTGCACGCGGTCGGCGAGGGCGCGCTGCTGGGTGCCTACGAGTTCACCGCGTACAAGTCCGACCTGCCCGCGGACCGCCCGACGCCGCCGCGCGAGTTCACCGTCGTCGTCCCCGACGCCGGTGCCGCCAAGGCGCCGCTGGCCCGCGTGCGGGCGGTCGTCGAGGCCGTCACGCTCGTGCGCGACCTGGTCAACACCCCGCCCAACGACCTCCACCCCGCCGAGCTGGCCGCCCGCGGCGCCGCCGCCGGCAGGGCCGCGGGCCTGTCGGTCGAGGTCCTCGACGAGGACGCCCTGGCCGCCGGCGGCTACGGCGGCGTCCTGGCGGTCGGCAGCGGGTCCTCGCGGGGACCGCGGCTGCTGCGCCTGACCTACAGCGGGAAGAAGGCGCAGAAGAAGGT
This region of Geodermatophilus bullaregiensis genomic DNA includes:
- the gcvT gene encoding glycine cleavage system aminomethyltransferase GcvT; the encoded protein is MTARTSPLHERHVVAGAKLADFGGWSMPIEYAGGGVLAEHAAVREAVGLFDVSHLGTGTVRGPGAAALVDACLTNDLARIRPGQAQYTLCCVPDGEPDAGGVVDDLIVYLHGPDDVLLVPNAANAQEVLARLAAAAPAGVTVTDRHEEVAVLALQGPRSAAVLAAAGLAADLSYMAFAGGEGDEVTVCRTGYTGEHGYELLVAADRAGALWDRLLEAGAAEGIRPCGLGARDTLRTEMGYPLHGHELSRSITPNQARSGWAVGWGKPAFWGREALLAEREAGPARLLWGLRAPGRGIPRPGMAVLDADGTRVGEVTSGTFSPTLRTGIALALLDTTAGVADGTALAVDVRGRPQPVAVVRPPFVPSHVR
- a CDS encoding leucyl aminopeptidase; translated protein: MPPTITATDRPLEKTPADAVVVGIGKGTSGLLPTPGAEAVDRLLGGRLLPALADLGARGAHDEVTRVSTLGQGPFPVVAAVGLGAPGTTGGYTTEAVRRAAGAASRALSGRRSVVTLLAAVGGTPDAERLHAVGEGALLGAYEFTAYKSDLPADRPTPPREFTVVVPDAGAAKAPLARVRAVVEAVTLVRDLVNTPPNDLHPAELAARGAAAGRAAGLSVEVLDEDALAAGGYGGVLAVGSGSSRGPRLLRLTYSGKKAQKKVALVGKGITFDSGGLSIKPAQNMHHMTSDMAGAAAVIATACLVAKLGLPVEVTATVPIAENLPSGTAYRPADVVTFRNGKKAEITNTDAEGRVVLADAIARAAEDSPDVLLETSTLTGAQLVALGSRTAGVMGSDDLRDAVVAASRRSGEPMWAMPMPEELRRGIDSPVADFVNANADRMGGMLVGAHFLAEFVPAGLPWAHVDIAGPSYNTGAPWGYTPKGGTGVPVRTLLATIEDLLAR